The genomic interval TTACGTAAAGGCACCTATAATCATGAAGGTAAATTCTCACAATGGGCTATAAGGATAGCTTATAATATGTGTGTTGACCAATTCCGGAGGAATAAGCGTCGTACAAAAGTTTCGGGAGGTGATGATTTTGACATTTTTGATGTCTTAGAATTACCCGATGAAAACAGGGAAGACCAATTGATTCGTTCAGAAACGCACGACCGTATCCGTCAATTAGTGGATTTATTGCCAGAAGAACAACGAGAAGTAGTGATTTTAAGGCATTATGCCGATATGAGTTTTAAAGAAATCTCACTTTTAACCAGAGTTAGTATAAATACTGCTTTGGGTCGTATGCGCTACGCTTTAATCAATATCCGGAAAATGATGGAGGAACGTTCTATGGTTTTACAATAATTTCTTTAGCAAAACCTTAACACAAATTTGAAACCAACAGCAAGAAATTGTCGTTAAGATATTAAATGAGAGTTTTTAAGCTTCGTTAAAATCGGGATTACATTTCCCACAGGGATTAGGAGGACCGCGTCGCCAGATGCGGTCTTTTTTATTTTAACACGCTTCCTCTCCAATTCTTATCTCAACATAAATTTACAT from Saprospiraceae bacterium carries:
- a CDS encoding sigma-70 family RNA polymerase sigma factor, which translates into the protein MQAINLSDQALIDQYLQGSESAFAELIRRHEQKIYTSIYLFVKDRELAEDLFQDVFIKIIDTLRKGTYNHEGKFSQWAIRIAYNMCVDQFRRNKRRTKVSGGDDFDIFDVLELPDENREDQLIRSETHDRIRQLVDLLPEEQREVVILRHYADMSFKEISLLTRVSINTALGRMRYALINIRKMMEERSMVLQ